Proteins encoded in a region of the Podarcis muralis chromosome 2, rPodMur119.hap1.1, whole genome shotgun sequence genome:
- the LOC114587625 gene encoding tubulin alpha-1C chain-like: MRECISIHVGQAGVQIGNACWELYCLEHGIQPDGQMPSDKTIGGGDDSFNTFFSETGAGKHVPRAVFVDLEPTVIDEVRTGTYRQLFHPEQLITGKEDAANNYARGHYTIGKEIIDLVLDRIRKLADQCTGLQGFLVFHSFGGGTGSGFTSLLMERLSVDYGKKSKLEFSIYPAPQVSTAVVEPYNSILTTHTTLEHSDCAFMVDNEAIYDICRRNLDIERPTYTNLNRLISQIVSSITASLRFDGALNVDLTEFQTNLVPYPRIHFPLATYAPVISAEKAYHEQLTVAEITNACFEPANQLVKCDPRHGKYMACCLLYRGDVVPKDVNAAIATIKTKRSIQFVDWCPTGFKVGINYQPPTVVPGGDLAKVQRAVCMLSNTTAIAEAWARLDHKFDLMYAKRAFVHWYVGEGMEEGEFSEAREDMAALEKDYEEVGADSADGDDEGEEY; encoded by the exons CGTGAGTGCATCTCCATCCATGTTGGCCAAGCCGGAGTCCAGATTGGCAATGCCTGCTGGGAGCTCTACTGCCTGGAACATGGCATCCAGCCTGATGGGCAGATGCCCAGTGACAAGACCATTGGGGGAGGAGACGACTCCTTCAACACGTTCTTCAGTGAGACGGGAGCTGGCAAGCACGTGCCCAGGGCGGTCTTTGTGGACTTGGAGCCAACTGTGATTG ATGAGGTGCGCACTGGCACCTACCGCCAGCTCTTCCACCCTGAGCAGCTCATCACTGGCAAGGAGGATGCTGCCAACAATTATGCCAGGGGCCACTACACCATTGGCAAGGAGATCATTGACCTGGTCCTCGACAGGATACGGAAACTG GCTGACCAATGCACAGGTCTCCAGGGCTTCCTGGTCTTCCACAGCTTTGGTGGGGGCACCGGCTCTGGGTTCACCTCCTTGCTGATGGAGCGCCTGTCCGTTGACTACGGCAAGAAGTCCAAGCTGGAGTTCTCCATCTACCCAGCTCCCCAAGTCTCCACAGCTGTCGTCGAGCCCTACAACTCCATCCTGACCACCCACACCACCCTGGAGCACTCCGACTGCGCCTTCATGGTAGACAACGAGGCCATCTATGACATTTGCCGCAGGAACCTGGACATTGAGCGCCCCACTTACACCAACCTCAACCGCCTTATCAGCCAGATTGTGTCCTCCATCACGGCCTCCCTGCGATTTGACGGTGCCCTGAATGTAGACCTCACAGAATTCCAGACCAATTTGGTGCCCTATCCCCGAATCCACTTCCCCCTGGCCACCTACGCCCCAGTCATTTCAGCTGAGAAAGCTTACCATGAACAGCTGACGGTAGCAGAGATCACCAATGCTTGCTTTGAGCCAGCCAACCAATTAGTGAAATGTGACCCTCGTCACGGTAAATACATGGCCTGCTGCCTGTTGTACCGTGGGGACGTCGTCCCCAAAGACGTCAACGCTGCTATTGCCACCATCAAGACCAAACGTAGCATCCAGTTTGTGGACTGGTGCCCCACCGGTTTCAAGGTTGGTATCAACTACCAGCCCCCCACGGTGGTCCCCGGGGGCGACCTGGCCAAAGTGCAGCGTGCCGTCTGCATGCTGAGCAACACCACAGCCATTGCTGAGGCCTGGGCTCGCCTGGACCACAAGTTTGACCTGATGTATGCCAAGCGTGCCTTTGTCCACTGGTACGTTGGGGAAGGGATGGAGGAAGGCGAGTTCTCGGAGGCCCGGGAGGACATGGCTGCCCTAGAGAAGGATTACGAGGAGGTTGGGGCAGACAGTGCCGATGGGGATGACGAGGGCGAAGAATACTGA